The sequence below is a genomic window from Aureispira sp. CCB-E.
GAATTTTTAAGAATTAGGTCGGCAAATTGGGGCTTATTTCCATATAATATTTATCCAATCCTTCTCCAAAGCCGTTTGGTGTGACCTCCTTGGTAACAAAACCCATTTTCTCATAAAAGGGAGCCGTGTGCTGCGAGGTATCTATCATATAAATATGCCCAGGAAACTCTGCCTTCATTTTTTTTATTCGGAAAGTAGTCAATTGGCTACCAATACCTGTTCCATGTAATTGCGCCTCAACCATTCCCCACGATAGTCCCGCTTTATTCCGCTCATCGTCATAAAAATAACCGCCACAAGCAACTACTTGATGATCTTTCAAAGCAACAAAGTAACGACCATCCAACGCTTGTTTCTCCAACCATTTATCAAAATCATTAAATTCCTCCAACAAGAAATATTTCGGCATATTACTTTTAAAAATAGATAAGCAAGCTGCTTTGTGTTCAAGTGTATATGTTTCTATAGTAATCATAATGTATCCAAAGTTGAATCCTTAACTACGCTTTTACACTGTAATCGTGGATTATAATAAAAAGAAAAACCTACCTAGACGAAACTGCTTAGGTAGGTTTTTAGTTCCTAAAATTCGGAAACTAGTTGTTTAAATTAGTAGTTAGCTGCGCTGCTACTTCGTGGTCGTTGATTAGATCGCTGCTAAATTTTTGGCAACTTCTTCCCAGTTGATTAAGTTAAAAAAGGCATTGATATAATCCCCTCTTCTATTTTGATAATTTAAATAGTAAGCATGTTCCCATACATCCAAACCAAGTATGGGCGTCCCTACTTGTCCGACTATATTAGACATCAACGGATTGTCTTGGTTGGCGGTATCTGTCACCGCCAATTTGCCACTAGGTTCTTGAATCAACCAAGCCCATCCAGAACCAAATCGCGTTTTGGCAGCATCTTTAAATTCGTTGGAGAAGTTTTCAAATGTACCAAAATATTGTGTGATGGCATCTGCCAAATCACCAGTAGGTTCACCACCTTTATTAGGACCAATTACTTTCCAAAATAAGCTATGGTTATAGTAACCACCACC
It includes:
- a CDS encoding GNAT family N-acetyltransferase, whose translation is MITIETYTLEHKAACLSIFKSNMPKYFLLEEFNDFDKWLEKQALDGRYFVALKDHQVVACGGYFYDDERNKAGLSWGMVEAQLHGTGIGSQLTTFRIKKMKAEFPGHIYMIDTSQHTAPFYEKMGFVTKEVTPNGFGEGLDKYYMEISPNLPT
- a CDS encoding superoxide dismutase; translated protein: MKKREFLRTSAMLTMGAFMAPLVGCDNNTPDQEQETPKEKEPEKTTVFELPELGYAFDALEPHIDARTMEIHHDKHHAGYTKKFNKALEGSQWAGKSLKEILAGIQDNETDLGLRNNGGGYYNHSLFWKVIGPNKGGEPTGDLADAITQYFGTFENFSNEFKDAAKTRFGSGWAWLIQEPSGKLAVTDTANQDNPLMSNIVGQVGTPILGLDVWEHAYYLNYQNRRGDYINAFFNLINWEEVAKNLAAI